Proteins from a genomic interval of Carcharodon carcharias isolate sCarCar2 chromosome 27 unlocalized genomic scaffold, sCarCar2.pri SUPER_27_unloc_4, whole genome shotgun sequence:
- the LOC121273936 gene encoding zinc finger protein 239-like — MSGHRSGGGEKPFLCSLCDCAFSRASNLNIHVRSHTGEQPYKCADCGKGFNYPSELETHRRSHTGERLFACPVCGKRFTRSSHLLTHRPVHTGERPFTCSVCGKGFTQSSHLLTHRHIHTGERPFTCSVCGKGFTQMSNQLRHQRVHAGERPFLCALCGRSFTQSSTLLRHQRTHTGERPFTCSVCGKGFTRSSHLLTHRRVHAGERPDRPLASPSPSPSPSPPPAGRDPGAGAHWETGPGIWGHWGGGRPPGSTGPAGGDPVLGARWERDRWIWEGWGWSQDTGAVAGGTGCL, encoded by the coding sequence ATGTCCGGCCACCGGAGCGGCGGGGGCGAGAAGCCCTTCCTGTGCTCGCTGTGTGACTGCGCCTTCAGCCGGGCTTCCAACCTCAACATCCACGTGCGCAGCCACACGGGCGAGCAGCCGTACAAGTGCGCCGACTGCGGCAAGGGCTTCAACTACCCTTCGGAGCTGGAGACCCACCGGCGCAGCCACACCGGCGAgcggctcttcgcctgccccgtGTGCGGGAAGAGGTTCACCCGCTCCTCCCACCTGCTGACCCACCGGCCGGTCCACACCGGCGAGCGGCCCTTCACCTGCTCCGTCTGCGGCAAGGGCTTCACCCAGTCCTCCCACCTGCTGACCCACCGGCACATCCACACCGGCGAGCGGCCCTTCACCTGCTCGGTGTGCGGCAAGGGCTTCACCCAGATGTCCAACCAGCTGCGGCACCAGCGTGTCCACGCCGGCGAGCGGCCCTTCCTCTGCGCCCTGTGCGGCCGGAGCTTCACCCAGTCCTCCACCCTGCTCCGGCACCAGCGCACCCACACCGGCGAGCGGCCCTTCACCTGCTCGGTGTGCGGCAAGGGCTTCACCCGCTCCTCCCACCTGCTGACCCACCGGCGGGTCCACGCCGGCGAGCGGCCGGACCGGCCTctggcctccccctccccctccccctccccctcccccccacccgccggcCGGGACCCCGGTGCCGGGGCCCACTGGGAGACAGGCCCGGGGATCTGGGGGCACTGGGGCGGGGGGAGGCCGCCGGGCTCCACCGGGCCGGCCGGAGGGGACCCTGTCCTCGGGGCGCGCTGGGAGAGGGATCGCTGGATTTGGGAGGGCTGGGGGTGGTCCCAGGACACCGGCGCGGTAGCGGGGGGCACCGGCTGCCTGTAA